One genomic window of Limnothrix sp. FACHB-406 includes the following:
- a CDS encoding AAA family ATPase, whose amino-acid sequence MDSKSTLFQEVGCEWNLEGLYRDLGRVKARLLWAKQGQPCPEFPAAGDPRRSQLSRTERLYLRGFLTGMSIKALATVLEINTDALRTELTNKLYTYLKALLNWEGRFCHRRALAMLAERPYRISAAPIAEHRNLKVYLPAQDSAILEGRDREWEHLIHWLQRNQEERFWVIEGAGGTGKTALVLASVHYLIQQNSCPFQRVLFTSAKTHYLTGMGLLPGCRSQQTLEQLLSEILQDLTSDSDRVANEWNDRPLPDRMRQAWTLMAQQPMLLILDSFEEVTDPQATLAFLYELPATVKVLFTCRYRLPIARSLHLDPLEPEAALRWIMQRVPETGWPWSLGQYRRLVAAAGSLPGPIAWGLGQLAAGQPIAWVIAQLEQPDHWVTQFYCANTLEALGGQLAGQFLLALSWFAVPVQPALLAQVAGVDPEAHATWAHLAKLAEQSMVTLHCDGCYGLSSLARRYVATVGVDRLAPTQEMAMRERWLQWAIDYVRQHGQGDRLEWLTDHQAIDLHWDTLNQVLDWCLAAGRLESFWQVFQPLRGYSHFRGHWSERIARDAKAIQLARQQQNSALEARFLFDRGWTHALRNDSQSLRQACADFEAVWQLRDHLDLDLQSDLAINQLRLAYEQGSIDHGDRWKHRVEQLIHNPQLNAEHRLRLECQSLYYEGDVAQQAQNSAEALRLYTTALKKAQALGWQRGTAYIQSSIGQVRMAQGQYSRALRELEASYRLAAVIVDQRCCAYCCKHLARAALAGRLRKESRNWAERAIDHFQTLGMVTEAQEMEDFLKNL is encoded by the coding sequence ATGGATAGCAAAAGCACGTTGTTTCAGGAGGTGGGGTGCGAATGGAATCTCGAAGGTCTCTATCGCGACTTGGGCCGAGTCAAGGCCCGGCTGCTGTGGGCAAAGCAGGGGCAGCCCTGTCCGGAGTTTCCTGCCGCTGGTGATCCTCGGCGATCGCAACTCAGCCGCACTGAACGCCTCTATTTGCGCGGATTTCTCACAGGAATGAGCATTAAAGCCCTGGCAACAGTGCTTGAAATTAACACCGATGCTCTCCGAACGGAACTCACAAATAAGCTTTACACTTATCTTAAAGCATTATTAAATTGGGAAGGGCGTTTTTGTCATCGCCGAGCTTTGGCAATGTTAGCAGAACGTCCCTATCGAATTTCCGCCGCTCCGATCGCGGAGCATCGAAACTTGAAGGTTTATTTACCAGCTCAGGATAGTGCGATTTTGGAGGGCCGCGATCGGGAGTGGGAACACCTGATTCACTGGCTGCAACGGAATCAAGAAGAGCGATTTTGGGTGATTGAAGGCGCTGGCGGAACCGGTAAGACGGCCCTGGTTTTAGCGAGCGTTCATTATTTAATTCAACAAAACTCTTGCCCTTTTCAGCGGGTCTTGTTCACTTCCGCTAAAACCCATTACTTAACGGGAATGGGGTTGCTGCCAGGATGTCGATCGCAACAAACCCTAGAGCAGCTATTATCGGAAATTTTGCAAGATCTCACATCCGATTCTGATCGGGTGGCAAATGAATGGAACGATCGCCCGTTGCCCGATCGAATGCGACAGGCTTGGACTTTGATGGCTCAACAACCCATGTTGTTGATTTTGGATAGTTTTGAGGAAGTGACGGATCCGCAGGCCACGTTGGCGTTTTTGTATGAATTGCCGGCCACGGTCAAGGTGTTGTTCACCTGTCGCTATCGGTTGCCGATCGCCCGATCGCTCCACCTAGATCCCCTGGAGCCAGAGGCGGCCTTGCGGTGGATCATGCAGCGGGTTCCGGAAACGGGTTGGCCTTGGTCTCTGGGGCAATATCGGCGCTTGGTGGCGGCGGCGGGTTCCCTGCCGGGGCCGATCGCTTGGGGGTTGGGGCAATTGGCGGCGGGCCAACCAATCGCCTGGGTCATTGCCCAACTGGAGCAGCCGGATCACTGGGTGACGCAGTTTTACTGCGCCAATACCCTGGAGGCTTTGGGCGGGCAGTTGGCGGGGCAATTCCTGTTGGCCCTCAGTTGGTTTGCGGTTCCCGTGCAACCGGCACTGTTAGCCCAAGTGGCCGGAGTGGATCCAGAAGCCCATGCCACTTGGGCCCATTTGGCCAAGCTGGCTGAGCAGTCCATGGTGACCCTCCATTGTGATGGGTGCTATGGTCTGTCGTCCTTGGCTCGGCGTTATGTGGCCACGGTGGGGGTCGATCGCCTGGCCCCAACTCAAGAAATGGCGATGCGTGAGCGATGGTTGCAATGGGCGATCGACTACGTGCGGCAACATGGCCAGGGCGATCGCCTGGAGTGGTTAACCGATCACCAGGCGATCGATCTCCATTGGGACACCCTGAATCAGGTTTTGGATTGGTGTTTGGCGGCCGGGCGATTGGAGTCGTTTTGGCAGGTTTTTCAACCCCTCAGGGGCTACAGCCACTTTCGCGGTCATTGGTCGGAGCGGATTGCCCGCGATGCCAAAGCCATCCAACTGGCTCGTCAGCAGCAGAACTCGGCCTTGGAGGCACGCTTTTTGTTCGATCGCGGTTGGACCCATGCCCTCCGCAATGACTCCCAATCCCTTCGCCAGGCTTGCGCGGATTTTGAGGCCGTTTGGCAATTGCGAGATCACCTGGATCTAGATTTGCAGTCGGATTTAGCCATTAACCAACTGCGCCTGGCCTATGAACAGGGATCGATCGACCATGGCGATCGGTGGAAACACCGTGTTGAGCAGCTCATTCACAATCCCCAGCTCAACGCTGAGCACCGATTGCGCTTGGAGTGCCAGAGTCTTTACTACGAAGGCGATGTAGCCCAGCAGGCACAGAACTCCGCCGAAGCCTTGCGACTTTATACAACAGCCCTGAAAAAAGCACAGGCCTTGGGTTGGCAACGGGGAACGGCCTACATTCAGTCCTCGATCGGGCAGGTGCGGATGGCGCAGGGGCAATATTCCCGAGCTTTGCGGGAGTTGGAAGCTAGCTACCGGTTGGCGGCAGTGATTGTTGATCAGCGGTGTTGTGCCTATTGCTGCAAGCATTTGGCCCGCGCGGCCTTGGCCGGGCGATTGCGCAAGGAGTCGCGTAATTGGGCCGAGCGGGCGATCGATCACTTCCAAACCTTGGGAATGGTCACCGAGGCCCAAGAAATGGAGGATTTTCTGAAAAATCTCTAA